A part of Candidatus Omnitrophota bacterium genomic DNA contains:
- the pstS gene encoding phosphate ABC transporter substrate-binding protein PstS family protein, producing the protein MIKNFKMMTAIIVMTAIAAVLSSEARQQLQVRGSDTMVNLIQRMSEVYMEKHPGNNVVVTGGGSGTGIAGLRNRTVDIADSSREIRRREIIDSRAKGVDPVRIIIARDCITIVANKNNNVDKLTTDQLGAIFRGDITNWKEVGGKDMPITLYGRQSNSGTFVLFREEVLKGDYSDEMRRMNGNAQIIESIKTDKTGIGYVGVGHAKNSSGIAVISVSGGENSEYIDPTQISASKADDYPIARKLNQYTNGAPSGDTKKFIMFELSPEGQKICEEMGFFPVSTEDKEHNEQMLGG; encoded by the coding sequence ATGATCAAGAACTTTAAAATGATGACGGCCATAATTGTCATGACCGCGATCGCGGCGGTACTGTCTTCAGAAGCGAGGCAGCAGCTGCAGGTCAGAGGTTCTGACACTATGGTGAACCTGATTCAGCGGATGTCAGAAGTATACATGGAGAAGCATCCCGGTAACAATGTTGTTGTCACCGGGGGCGGGTCTGGTACTGGCATAGCTGGATTGAGGAACCGGACCGTTGATATCGCCGACTCTTCGCGTGAGATCAGGCGGAGGGAGATTATAGATTCAAGGGCAAAAGGAGTGGACCCGGTCCGCATAATAATCGCCAGAGACTGTATAACGATAGTCGCCAATAAGAACAATAACGTTGATAAACTTACCACCGACCAGCTCGGTGCTATTTTCAGGGGGGATATAACCAACTGGAAAGAAGTCGGGGGGAAAGACATGCCGATAACTCTATATGGCCGGCAGTCCAACTCCGGTACATTTGTTCTTTTCCGCGAAGAGGTGCTTAAAGGTGACTATTCCGACGAGATGAGAAGAATGAACGGTAACGCCCAGATCATCGAGTCGATAAAAACCGATAAAACAGGTATAGGTTATGTTGGTGTGGGACACGCCAAGAACAGTAGTGGAATCGCTGTTATAAGTGTCTCAGGCGGTGAGAATTCGGAGTATATCGATCCGACACAGATCAGTGCCAGTAAAGCTGATGATTATCCCATAGCCAGAAAGCTCAACCAGTACACGAATGGTGCACCTTCTGGAGATACCAAAAAGTTCATAATGTTCGAATTAAGTCCCGAAGGACAGAAGATCTGTGAAGAAATGGGCTTTTTCCCGGTATCAACGGAAGATAAGGAGCATAACGAGCAGATGCTTGGAGGTTAA